In the Agelaius phoeniceus isolate bAgePho1 chromosome 11, bAgePho1.hap1, whole genome shotgun sequence genome, one interval contains:
- the CCDC51 gene encoding mitochondrial potassium channel, which produces MGPMKYKSSVSSVSCGLQYHHSLMKWSPKVNLHVVRTYCPSAPKRPEAKSAVEMAMGLLHRITESGTAMGKNSLQKVSATCRNWWDRYEEFVGINEVREAQGKVTEAENVFMIARGIVREARENVEAQQIKLKEIRDRLDRVSRDDTQYLELATLEHRLLQEEKRYRAAYLNAEESEREKFSLFSAAVRESHEKERTRAEKTKNWSIIGSVLGAVIGVLGSTYVNRVRLQELKVLVLEAQKGPVNLQEAIKEQASSHYLQQKDLSDVIEDLKKVLQTTASKGGKEGALLTRETRNDSIKIDSLLMPLNEQLNYIKQVSSCLGSLQQQFNSLQESITQVLSELHSVKVAIQSRPPERVMPRPAGEGKGQAAAVRDVILELCDTERRLETQIKRSSIYSTALTCAMFAITLPVLYIILKGN; this is translated from the exons ATGGGGCCTATGAAATACAAATCAAGTGTGTCCTCAGTGTCCTGTGGTCTGCAGTATCACCATTCATTGATGAAGTGGAGTCCCAAAGTGAATTTACACGTGGTGAGGACTTACTGCCCATCGGCGCCCAAGAGGCCCGAAGCCAAGTCTGCAGTGGAAATGGCCATGGGGCTCCTTCATCGGATCACAGAATCTGGGACTGCTATGGGGAAAAACTCCCTCCAAAAAGTGTCTGCAACGTGCAGGAATTGGTGGGACAGATACGAAGAATTTGTTGGAATCAATGAAGTTCGAGAGGCTCAGGGAAAAGTGACAGAG GCAGAAAATGTCTTTATGATAGCTCGAGGGATAGTACGAGAGGCTCGTGAAAATGTAGAAGCCCAACAAATTAAACTGAAGGAAATTCGGGATCGCTTAGACAGGGTCTCTCGGGATGACACCCAGTATTTAGAACTGGCTACTCTGGAACACAGGTTGCTGCAG GAAGAGAAGAGGTACCGAGCTGCATATTTAAATGCAGAAGAATCTGAGAGAGAAAagttctctctcttctctgcaGCTGTCAGGGAAAGCCACGAGAAGGAACGCACAAGAGCTGAAAAAACAAAGAACTGGTCTATtattggctctgtgctgggagctgttaTAGGTGTTCTTGGTTCCACCTATGTCAATCGAGTAAGGCTGCAAGAATTGAAAGTCTTGGTGCTTGAAGCACAAAAGGGCCCAGTAAATTTACAAGAAGCAATCAAAGAACAGGCCTCCAGCCATTACTTGCAGCAGAAAGATCTCAGTGATGTCATAGAAGACCTAAAAAAAGTGCTGCAAACAACAGCATCGAAGGGAGGGAAAGAAGGGGCTTTGTTAACTAGAGAAACCAGGAATGACTCCATAAAAATAGATTCTCTTTTAATGCCTTTAAATGAGCAGCTAAACTACATTAAACAAGTCAGTTCATGTCTGGGGAGTTTACAACAGCAGTTTAACAGTCTGCAGGAAAGTATCACACAGGTGCTGTCTGAGCTGCACAGTGTCAAAGTTGCCATCCAGTCCCGACCTCCAGAAAGAGTgatgccaaggcctgcaggggaGGGCaagggccaggctgctgctgtcagagatGTGATTCTGGAGCTGTGTGATACCGAGCGGAGACTGGAAACACAAATCAAGAGAAGTTCTATTTACAGCACTGCACTGACATGTGCTATGTTTGCCATTACTCTGCCTGTACTCTATATCATCCTGAAAGGGAACTGA